From Bombyx mori chromosome 10, ASM3026992v2, a single genomic window includes:
- the LOC101739189 gene encoding restin homolog isoform X8 translates to MPVETKISFSDGSSTDTLRKLSDDLSRKHLSDLIEAEEDEVSSSLPDKPRTYRKASNHSVILTEDTDSFIIGERVWVGGTKPGQIAYIGETQFAPGEWAGIVLDEPIGKNDGSVAGVRYFQCPEKRGVFSRLTRLTRVPFAIHTPHDASPVSDAGSVFERPPSGAARPKRTLSPNGSIRSIVSSKMNASISTTTNGDIRTGDRVIVSSSRGSKAGILRFVGPTDFAPGIWAGVELDDPLGKNDGSVDGKRYFDCAPRFGLFAPISKVSRSPSNRKPGACAIHSNGRATPLRRSNSRDSLTSLGTSIASSRVGVRLGVTSLGAQRVGGPRASSTPVSAKNALQELLREKQQHLERMMRERELERTEVAKISLQADRAETALTQLKKEASQTSNENVILKAELDKLNKLLEDERQKVEDLMFRNEEENINKEDYYRYKEAMEKEIAANEQRIRELEAEAALQLARADATATALRALEEQRNAEAATVAEQHREELSAAQTLSSELQKLLDEAYALLKEKENEKDSLGKSMSDELAKLKADSERALNEAKTKLAIVQTEFETQLSVLTAKLQLAESKLETEKQTLERTNKENSQTIIDLNTKLTQLQAAVDDKTIELNKVIAVTKEHEVNLNKEITKLKMELSARVIDLEQLEDTKRKQELACKNLEEEIARVRDECSIKVNEYEGILNEVTQQNEKNKTEISELQQSLSVKIKEYEKLLADSSTSSSSTEKLINEYKGTIHERDKEIIKLKDDYEQTTANFNIKHSKIAEEHKKEIDERNSRIEELIKEINSHKQTLDQNKVDFDALNSQFMQNANELKTLREENDKLKATINELTAANVELKAKLSTMELEVGELKRQLDSSLEKCEDLEKMKEKVESEYMNLTGQTSDSNDQFNKLSQHLKETESELREFKDKHREVVNNYARTEQELKQKLFKLQEDFSLERGQLVQSVNDNIEKIVETESKIKEFESQLFDINNRLKDALTANDSLTDENVILKKEIETLKLKEKELLEEHENIRKKLEVENDRFKEEVSMLKAEGATSEVKLMEKVDQLTEAQNDLNNKLEEARKHEDSLQKVLDDMTTQLNNQKTRYEKEISVLQSHLSTLTNDFSKNQADENVLKQQLEEKQNLIKDLTLKSEMLEVDLKSNVEMIKEKDRQIAQTNEEIIKANENRKQLEDTLNSAQLDISSLKQKYENLIANSSAEESLIKDQLEQLEEMKKEMTLIVQDKEMLQSKYNQAIEELKIVKEAHEVAVKSLKETTDMKDGLQRALDEKDSLLKSQTEVSKTELAKLKEVGEEVAKLKLDVANKDAALQEKETQLTSVADALKSGSNEMQKSLDEIQTKYDSLNEKYKTEVESLNNNLKSLQNQVSERQKEIEELREFKEKVTELQELLNKAEQDIKQLTNINEAQKLNYDDLNKQLQAQFDEYKKDSKRLKHELKAKLNEYEKELGQYKEKVKSESDKQNETVQKLIEAEKNVKELNQKFELVHDQQSSDAEKDVKLEKLSVELHVTKQSLANHIANNEAVVNKLKADIEHKLKDLKQKEDLISRLQDEVKNQRAKVEIAEREKVLLQKEIAKGNDLKDKNDNNAVGILGQGDTIATQKSQEDKEVIDGKVSFLNSVIVDMQRKNEQLMARVQVLEGSAGSIDPPLFNGRKVKAVAPRLFCDICDEFDAHDTEDCPRQAADIDAPATPANRRQPPPPRPYCDICEVFGHATENCDEEETF, encoded by the exons ATGCCCGTCGAAACCAAAATTAGCTTTTCCG ACGGCAGCTCGACGGACACGCTGAGGAAGCTTAGTGACGACCTATCTAGAAAACACCTATCAG ATTTGATAGAAGCCGAAGAAGACGAGGTCAGTAGCAGTCTACCGGATAAACCTCGTACATATCGCAAAGCATCCA ACCACAGCGTGATATTGACAGAGGACACCGATAGCTTCATTATTGGTGAACGTGTTTGGGTAGGCGGTACGAAACCTGGACAAATTGCTTATATCGGAGAAACGCAGTTTGCTCCCGGAGAGTGGGCTGGGATAGTACTCGACGAGCCAATTG GTAAAAACGATGGATCAGTGGCAGGCGTTCGTTATTTTCAATGTCCAGAGAAACGAGGTGTGTTTTCTCGATTGACTCGACTCACTAGAGTTCCCTTCGCTATACACACACCGCACGATGCATCGCCCGTGTCGGATGCGGGGAGCGTGTTCGAACGACCTCCTTCCGGCGCGGCTCGTCCCAAGCGGACCCTCTCGCCAAATGGAAGTATTCGCAGTATTGTCAGCAGTAAGATGA ATGCTTCAATTTCCACAACGACCAATGGAGATATTCGAACGGGTGATCGTGTTATTGTATCAAGCAGCCGCGGAAGCAAAGCTGGTATTTTGCGTTTCGTAGGTCCTACAGATTTCGCGCCGGGCATTTGGGCAGGTGTCGAACTTGATGATCCCCTCGGTAAAAACGATGGCTCTGTAGACGGAAAGAG ATATTTCGACTGTGCACCACGTTTTGGTTTATTCGCTCCGATATCCAAAGTATCGAGATCTCCATCCAACCGCAAGCCGGGTGCTTGTGCTATCCACAGCAACGGACGAGCGACTCCGTTACGACGTTCCAACTCGCGCGATTCGCTCACGTCTCTTGGCACCTCTATTGCATCGTCTCGTGTGGGGGTGAGACTCGGGGTGACGTCGCTGGGCGCTCAG CGCGTCGGCGGCCCGCGTGCTTCGTCCACCCCGGTCTCGGCTAAGAACGCCCTCCAG GAATTACTTAGGGAGAAACAGCAGCATCTCGAACGAATGATGCGCGAACGTGAATTGGAAAGGACCGAAGTAGCCAAAATCTCGCTTCAGGCCGACAGAGCGGAAACCGCGCTCACGCAACTGAAGAAGGAAGCCTCACAG acgaGCAATGAGAACGTCATACTCAAAGCCGAATTGGACAAGCTCAACAAGCTTCTGGAGGACGAGAGGCAAAAGGTCGAAGATCTCATGTTCAGGAACGAAGAGGAGAACATCAACAAAGAagattattat aGATACAAAGAGGCTATGGAG AAAGAGATAGCTGCTAATGAGCAACGCATCAGAGAGCTTGAAGCCGAAGCAGCGCTGCAGCTGGCCCGCGCCGACGCTACGGCGACAGCGCTGCGGGCGCTTGAAGAACAACGGAACGCTGAAGCCGCTACTGTGGCTGAACAACACAGAGAAGAACTGTCCGCCGCTCAGA CACTTTCATCCGAACTACAAAAGCTTTTAGACGAAGCGTACGCATtgttaaaagaaaaagaaaacgagAAGGACTCGTTAGGCAAAAGCATGTCCGATGAATTGGCAAAGTTGAAAGCAGACTCAGAAAGGGCTCTGAACGAAGCCAAAACGAAACTAGCTATTGTACAAACAGAGTTCGAGACACAATTATCGGTACTTACGGCCAAACTACAATTGGCTGAATCGAAATTAGAAACAGAAAAACAAACTCTCGAAAGAACGAACAAAGAGAACAGTCAAACGATAATCGATTTGAACACGAAACTGACGCAGCTACAAGCGGCCGTCGATGACAAAACCATCGAACTTAATAAAG tAATTGCAGTGACTAAAGAACACGAAGTAAACCTAAACAAAGAAATTACGAAACTGAAAATGGAGCTGAGCGCTAGAGTAATCGATTTGGAACAGCTAGAAGATACTAAGAGGAAACAGGAATTGGCATGTAAAAATTTGGAAGAGGAAATCGCACGCGTCCGGGATGAATGCAGTATTAAAGTTAATGAATATGAAGGCATCTTAAATGAAGTCACGCAGCAAAATGAGAAGAACAAAACAGAAATATCGGAACTACAGCAAAGTTTGTCTGTGAAAATTAAAGAGTACGAGAAACTTCTGGCAGACTCCAGTACAAGTTCAAGTTCGACAGAAAAACTAATAAACGAATATAAAGGAACTATTCATGAAAGAGATAAAGAGATAATCAAGCTCAAAGATGATTATGAACAAACTACAGCCAACTTTAATATCAAACACAGCAAAATCGCAGAAGAACACAAAAAAGAAATCGACGAACGGAATTCTAGAATCGAAGAACttatcaaagaaataaatagtCACAAACAAACGCTCGATCAAAACAAAGTCGATTTTGACGCATTAAACTCCCAGTTCATGCAAAACGCGAATGAGTTGAAAACGCTCAGAGAGGAAAACGATAAACTTAAAGCTACAATTAATGAATTGACTGCCGCGAACGTCGAACTTAAAGCTAAACTTTCAACCATGGAACTAGAGGTCGGCGAATTGAAGCGTCAACTTGAcagttcattagaaaaatgtgaAGATTTAGAAAAAATGAAGGAAAAAGTAGAATCCGAATATATGAACTTGACTGGGCAAACGTCCGATTCTAATGATCAATTCAATAAACTATCGCAACACCTTAAAGAAACAGAAAGCGAATTACGCGAGTTTAAAGATAAGCACAGGGAAGTAGTTAATAATTACGCACGTACAGAACaagaattaaaacaaaagctGTTTAAACTACAGGAAGATTTTTCACTAGAACGCGGTCAGTTAGTTCAGTCGGTCAATGACAATATCGAAAAGATTGTTGAAACTGaaagtaaaattaaagaatTCGAGTCACAGTTATTTGATATCAATAATCGTTTAAAAGACGCACTTACAGCGAACGATAGCTTAACTGATGAGAATGTTATACtgaaaaaagaaatagaaacaCTAAAGCTAAAAGAGAAGGAATTACTTGAAGAACATGAAAACATACGAAAGAAATTAGAAGTTGAAAATGATAGATTTAAAGAAGAAGTATCTATGCTAAAAGCCGAAGGCGCTACATCAGAAGTTAAATTAATGGAAAAAGTTGATCAATTGACTGAAGCTCAAAATGACTTGAACAATAAACTGGAGGAAGCCAGAAAACACGAAGACTCGCTACAAAAAGTACTAGATGATATGACAACACAATTGAATAACCAGAAAACGCGTTACGAAAAAGAAATATCAGTACTTCAAAGTCATCTCTCCACCTTAACCAATGATTTTAGTAAAAATCAAGCCGACGAAAATGTGTTAAAACAACAACTTGAAGAGAAGCAAAACCTTATTAAAGATCTAACCTTGAAATCGGAGATGCTTGAAGTAGATTTAAAATCTAATGTAGAAATGATAAAGGAAAAAGATAGGCAGATAGCACAAACCAACGAGGAAATAATTAAAGCTAACGAAAACAGGAAACAGTTAGAAGATACTTTAAATAGTGCTCAGTTAGATATCTCTTCGTTAAAACAAAAGTATGAAAACCTTATAGCTAATTCTTCTGCGGAAGAATCGCTCATTAAGGATCAACTAGAACAACTAGAAGAGATGAAAAAAGAAATGACTCTTATCGTTCAAGATAAAGAAATGTTACAATCTAAGTACAACCAAGCAATCGAGGAGCTTAAAATAGTTAAAGAAGCGCACGAAGTTGCTGTTAAAAGCTTGAAGGAAACCACGGATATGAAAGACGGTCTGCAGAGGGCATTAGATGAAAAAGATAGTTTATTAAAATCTCAAACTGAGGTTAGTAAGACTGAATTAGCCAAATTAAAAGAAGTAGGTGAAGAAGttgccaaattaaaattagatgttGCGAATAAAGATGCGGCTCTGCAAGAAAAAGAAACGCAACTTACAAGCGTTGCTGATGCACTTAAGTCAGGATCAAACGAAATGCAAAAATCGTTAGATGAGATTCAAACGAAATATGAcagtttaaatgaaaaatataaaactgaAGTTGAAtctctaaataataatttgaaatcatTACAAAATCAAGTTAGTGAAAGACAAAAAGAAATCGAAGAACTGAGGGAATTCAAAGAAAAAGTAACGGAGTTACAGGAACTATTAAATAAGGCTGAACAAGATATAAAACAACTAACCAATATCAACGAAGCACAAAAATTGAATTATGACGATCTTAATAAACAGCTTCAGGCTCAATTCgacgaatacaaaaaagataGCAAAAGACTCAAACATGAACTAAAGGCCAAACTTAATGAATACGAAAAAGAATTGGGCCAGtacaaagaaaaagtaaaatCGGAATCGGATAAACAAAATGAAACTGTGCAAAAATTAATTGAAGCTGAAAAAAACGTAAAGGAACTAAACCAAAAGTTTGAACTAGTACACGATCAGCAGAGTTCAGATGCAGAAAAAGATGTCAAACTAGAAAAGTTATCTGTTGAATTACATGTCACAAAACAATCACTGGCTAATCATATAGCGAACAATGAAGCGGTTGTTAATAAGTTAAAAGCAGATATTGAACACAAACTTAaggatttaaaacaaaaagaagatTTAATATCGAGATTGCAAGATGAAGTTAAG AATCAAAGAGCTAAAGTAGAAATAGCAGAAAGAGAAAAGGTTCTATTGCAAAAAGAAATCGCTAAAGGCAACGATCTGAAAgacaaaaatgataataatgcaGTGGGCATACTTGGGCAAGGAGATACCATAGCAACTCAGAA ATCACAAGAGGATAAAGAAGTTATCGACGGTAAAGTCAGCTTTTTGAACTCAGTCATAGTGGATATGCAACGAAAGAACGAACAACTTATGGCACGAGTACAGGTCCTCGAAGGCTCCGCGGGATCCATAGATCCAccattatt TAACGGTCGTAAAGTGAAAGCAGTGGCGCCGCGTCTTTTCTGCGATATTTGTGACGAGTTCGACGCACACGACACCGAGGACTGTCCCCGGCAAGCTGCCGACATCGACGCGCCGGCGACGCCCGCCAACAGACGACAACCGCCGCCCCCACGACCGTACTGCGATATTTGTGAAG
- the LOC101739189 gene encoding restin homolog isoform X10 yields the protein MDALWEKHARRLSEAGLRRSSDHSVILTEDTDSFIIGERVWVGGTKPGQIAYIGETQFAPGEWAGIVLDEPIGKNDGSVAGVRYFQCPEKRGVFSRLTRLTRVPFAIHTPHDASPVSDAGSVFERPPSGAARPKRTLSPNGSIRSIVSSKMNASISTTTNGDIRTGDRVIVSSSRGSKAGILRFVGPTDFAPGIWAGVELDDPLGKNDGSVDGKRYFDCAPRFGLFAPISKVSRSPSNRKPGACAIHSNGRATPLRRSNSRDSLTSLGTSIASSRVGVRLGVTSLGAQRVGGPRASSTPVSAKNALQELLREKQQHLERMMRERELERTEVAKISLQADRAETALTQLKKEASQTSNENVILKAELDKLNKLLEDERQKVEDLMFRNEEENINKEDYYRYKEAMEKEIAANEQRIRELEAEAALQLARADATATALRALEEQRNAEAATVAEQHREELSAAQTLSSELQKLLDEAYALLKEKENEKDSLGKSMSDELAKLKADSERALNEAKTKLAIVQTEFETQLSVLTAKLQLAESKLETEKQTLERTNKENSQTIIDLNTKLTQLQAAVDDKTIELNKVIAVTKEHEVNLNKEITKLKMELSARVIDLEQLEDTKRKQELACKNLEEEIARVRDECSIKVNEYEGILNEVTQQNEKNKTEISELQQSLSVKIKEYEKLLADSSTSSSSTEKLINEYKGTIHERDKEIIKLKDDYEQTTANFNIKHSKIAEEHKKEIDERNSRIEELIKEINSHKQTLDQNKVDFDALNSQFMQNANELKTLREENDKLKATINELTAANVELKAKLSTMELEVGELKRQLDSSLEKCEDLEKMKEKVESEYMNLTGQTSDSNDQFNKLSQHLKETESELREFKDKHREVVNNYARTEQELKQKLFKLQEDFSLERGQLVQSVNDNIEKIVETESKIKEFESQLFDINNRLKDALTANDSLTDENVILKKEIETLKLKEKELLEEHENIRKKLEVENDRFKEEVSMLKAEGATSEVKLMEKVDQLTEAQNDLNNKLEEARKHEDSLQKVLDDMTTQLNNQKTRYEKEISVLQSHLSTLTNDFSKNQADENVLKQQLEEKQNLIKDLTLKSEMLEVDLKSNVEMIKEKDRQIAQTNEEIIKANENRKQLEDTLNSAQLDISSLKQKYENLIANSSAEESLIKDQLEQLEEMKKEMTLIVQDKEMLQSKYNQAIEELKIVKEAHEVAVKSLKETTDMKDGLQRALDEKDSLLKSQTEVSKTELAKLKEVGEEVAKLKLDVANKDAALQEKETQLTSVADALKSGSNEMQKSLDEIQTKYDSLNEKYKTEVESLNNNLKSLQNQVSERQKEIEELREFKEKVTELQELLNKAEQDIKQLTNINEAQKLNYDDLNKQLQAQFDEYKKDSKRLKHELKAKLNEYEKELGQYKEKVKSESDKQNETVQKLIEAEKNVKELNQKFELVHDQQSSDAEKDVKLEKLSVELHVTKQSLANHIANNEAVVNKLKADIEHKLKDLKQKEDLISRLQDEVKNQRAKVEIAEREKVLLQKEIAKGNDLKDKNDNNAVGILGQGDTIATQKSQEDKEVIDGKVSFLNSVIVDMQRKNEQLMARVQVLEGSAGSIDPPLFNGRKVKAVAPRLFCDICDEFDAHDTEDCPRQAADIDAPATPANRRQPPPPRPYCDICEVFGHATENCDEEETF from the exons ATGGATGCTCTTTGGGAGAAACACGCGCGTCGTCTCAGCGAGGCTGGACTACGAAGGTCTTCAG ACCACAGCGTGATATTGACAGAGGACACCGATAGCTTCATTATTGGTGAACGTGTTTGGGTAGGCGGTACGAAACCTGGACAAATTGCTTATATCGGAGAAACGCAGTTTGCTCCCGGAGAGTGGGCTGGGATAGTACTCGACGAGCCAATTG GTAAAAACGATGGATCAGTGGCAGGCGTTCGTTATTTTCAATGTCCAGAGAAACGAGGTGTGTTTTCTCGATTGACTCGACTCACTAGAGTTCCCTTCGCTATACACACACCGCACGATGCATCGCCCGTGTCGGATGCGGGGAGCGTGTTCGAACGACCTCCTTCCGGCGCGGCTCGTCCCAAGCGGACCCTCTCGCCAAATGGAAGTATTCGCAGTATTGTCAGCAGTAAGATGA ATGCTTCAATTTCCACAACGACCAATGGAGATATTCGAACGGGTGATCGTGTTATTGTATCAAGCAGCCGCGGAAGCAAAGCTGGTATTTTGCGTTTCGTAGGTCCTACAGATTTCGCGCCGGGCATTTGGGCAGGTGTCGAACTTGATGATCCCCTCGGTAAAAACGATGGCTCTGTAGACGGAAAGAG ATATTTCGACTGTGCACCACGTTTTGGTTTATTCGCTCCGATATCCAAAGTATCGAGATCTCCATCCAACCGCAAGCCGGGTGCTTGTGCTATCCACAGCAACGGACGAGCGACTCCGTTACGACGTTCCAACTCGCGCGATTCGCTCACGTCTCTTGGCACCTCTATTGCATCGTCTCGTGTGGGGGTGAGACTCGGGGTGACGTCGCTGGGCGCTCAG CGCGTCGGCGGCCCGCGTGCTTCGTCCACCCCGGTCTCGGCTAAGAACGCCCTCCAG GAATTACTTAGGGAGAAACAGCAGCATCTCGAACGAATGATGCGCGAACGTGAATTGGAAAGGACCGAAGTAGCCAAAATCTCGCTTCAGGCCGACAGAGCGGAAACCGCGCTCACGCAACTGAAGAAGGAAGCCTCACAG acgaGCAATGAGAACGTCATACTCAAAGCCGAATTGGACAAGCTCAACAAGCTTCTGGAGGACGAGAGGCAAAAGGTCGAAGATCTCATGTTCAGGAACGAAGAGGAGAACATCAACAAAGAagattattat aGATACAAAGAGGCTATGGAG AAAGAGATAGCTGCTAATGAGCAACGCATCAGAGAGCTTGAAGCCGAAGCAGCGCTGCAGCTGGCCCGCGCCGACGCTACGGCGACAGCGCTGCGGGCGCTTGAAGAACAACGGAACGCTGAAGCCGCTACTGTGGCTGAACAACACAGAGAAGAACTGTCCGCCGCTCAGA CACTTTCATCCGAACTACAAAAGCTTTTAGACGAAGCGTACGCATtgttaaaagaaaaagaaaacgagAAGGACTCGTTAGGCAAAAGCATGTCCGATGAATTGGCAAAGTTGAAAGCAGACTCAGAAAGGGCTCTGAACGAAGCCAAAACGAAACTAGCTATTGTACAAACAGAGTTCGAGACACAATTATCGGTACTTACGGCCAAACTACAATTGGCTGAATCGAAATTAGAAACAGAAAAACAAACTCTCGAAAGAACGAACAAAGAGAACAGTCAAACGATAATCGATTTGAACACGAAACTGACGCAGCTACAAGCGGCCGTCGATGACAAAACCATCGAACTTAATAAAG tAATTGCAGTGACTAAAGAACACGAAGTAAACCTAAACAAAGAAATTACGAAACTGAAAATGGAGCTGAGCGCTAGAGTAATCGATTTGGAACAGCTAGAAGATACTAAGAGGAAACAGGAATTGGCATGTAAAAATTTGGAAGAGGAAATCGCACGCGTCCGGGATGAATGCAGTATTAAAGTTAATGAATATGAAGGCATCTTAAATGAAGTCACGCAGCAAAATGAGAAGAACAAAACAGAAATATCGGAACTACAGCAAAGTTTGTCTGTGAAAATTAAAGAGTACGAGAAACTTCTGGCAGACTCCAGTACAAGTTCAAGTTCGACAGAAAAACTAATAAACGAATATAAAGGAACTATTCATGAAAGAGATAAAGAGATAATCAAGCTCAAAGATGATTATGAACAAACTACAGCCAACTTTAATATCAAACACAGCAAAATCGCAGAAGAACACAAAAAAGAAATCGACGAACGGAATTCTAGAATCGAAGAACttatcaaagaaataaatagtCACAAACAAACGCTCGATCAAAACAAAGTCGATTTTGACGCATTAAACTCCCAGTTCATGCAAAACGCGAATGAGTTGAAAACGCTCAGAGAGGAAAACGATAAACTTAAAGCTACAATTAATGAATTGACTGCCGCGAACGTCGAACTTAAAGCTAAACTTTCAACCATGGAACTAGAGGTCGGCGAATTGAAGCGTCAACTTGAcagttcattagaaaaatgtgaAGATTTAGAAAAAATGAAGGAAAAAGTAGAATCCGAATATATGAACTTGACTGGGCAAACGTCCGATTCTAATGATCAATTCAATAAACTATCGCAACACCTTAAAGAAACAGAAAGCGAATTACGCGAGTTTAAAGATAAGCACAGGGAAGTAGTTAATAATTACGCACGTACAGAACaagaattaaaacaaaagctGTTTAAACTACAGGAAGATTTTTCACTAGAACGCGGTCAGTTAGTTCAGTCGGTCAATGACAATATCGAAAAGATTGTTGAAACTGaaagtaaaattaaagaatTCGAGTCACAGTTATTTGATATCAATAATCGTTTAAAAGACGCACTTACAGCGAACGATAGCTTAACTGATGAGAATGTTATACtgaaaaaagaaatagaaacaCTAAAGCTAAAAGAGAAGGAATTACTTGAAGAACATGAAAACATACGAAAGAAATTAGAAGTTGAAAATGATAGATTTAAAGAAGAAGTATCTATGCTAAAAGCCGAAGGCGCTACATCAGAAGTTAAATTAATGGAAAAAGTTGATCAATTGACTGAAGCTCAAAATGACTTGAACAATAAACTGGAGGAAGCCAGAAAACACGAAGACTCGCTACAAAAAGTACTAGATGATATGACAACACAATTGAATAACCAGAAAACGCGTTACGAAAAAGAAATATCAGTACTTCAAAGTCATCTCTCCACCTTAACCAATGATTTTAGTAAAAATCAAGCCGACGAAAATGTGTTAAAACAACAACTTGAAGAGAAGCAAAACCTTATTAAAGATCTAACCTTGAAATCGGAGATGCTTGAAGTAGATTTAAAATCTAATGTAGAAATGATAAAGGAAAAAGATAGGCAGATAGCACAAACCAACGAGGAAATAATTAAAGCTAACGAAAACAGGAAACAGTTAGAAGATACTTTAAATAGTGCTCAGTTAGATATCTCTTCGTTAAAACAAAAGTATGAAAACCTTATAGCTAATTCTTCTGCGGAAGAATCGCTCATTAAGGATCAACTAGAACAACTAGAAGAGATGAAAAAAGAAATGACTCTTATCGTTCAAGATAAAGAAATGTTACAATCTAAGTACAACCAAGCAATCGAGGAGCTTAAAATAGTTAAAGAAGCGCACGAAGTTGCTGTTAAAAGCTTGAAGGAAACCACGGATATGAAAGACGGTCTGCAGAGGGCATTAGATGAAAAAGATAGTTTATTAAAATCTCAAACTGAGGTTAGTAAGACTGAATTAGCCAAATTAAAAGAAGTAGGTGAAGAAGttgccaaattaaaattagatgttGCGAATAAAGATGCGGCTCTGCAAGAAAAAGAAACGCAACTTACAAGCGTTGCTGATGCACTTAAGTCAGGATCAAACGAAATGCAAAAATCGTTAGATGAGATTCAAACGAAATATGAcagtttaaatgaaaaatataaaactgaAGTTGAAtctctaaataataatttgaaatcatTACAAAATCAAGTTAGTGAAAGACAAAAAGAAATCGAAGAACTGAGGGAATTCAAAGAAAAAGTAACGGAGTTACAGGAACTATTAAATAAGGCTGAACAAGATATAAAACAACTAACCAATATCAACGAAGCACAAAAATTGAATTATGACGATCTTAATAAACAGCTTCAGGCTCAATTCgacgaatacaaaaaagataGCAAAAGACTCAAACATGAACTAAAGGCCAAACTTAATGAATACGAAAAAGAATTGGGCCAGtacaaagaaaaagtaaaatCGGAATCGGATAAACAAAATGAAACTGTGCAAAAATTAATTGAAGCTGAAAAAAACGTAAAGGAACTAAACCAAAAGTTTGAACTAGTACACGATCAGCAGAGTTCAGATGCAGAAAAAGATGTCAAACTAGAAAAGTTATCTGTTGAATTACATGTCACAAAACAATCACTGGCTAATCATATAGCGAACAATGAAGCGGTTGTTAATAAGTTAAAAGCAGATATTGAACACAAACTTAaggatttaaaacaaaaagaagatTTAATATCGAGATTGCAAGATGAAGTTAAG AATCAAAGAGCTAAAGTAGAAATAGCAGAAAGAGAAAAGGTTCTATTGCAAAAAGAAATCGCTAAAGGCAACGATCTGAAAgacaaaaatgataataatgcaGTGGGCATACTTGGGCAAGGAGATACCATAGCAACTCAGAA ATCACAAGAGGATAAAGAAGTTATCGACGGTAAAGTCAGCTTTTTGAACTCAGTCATAGTGGATATGCAACGAAAGAACGAACAACTTATGGCACGAGTACAGGTCCTCGAAGGCTCCGCGGGATCCATAGATCCAccattatt TAACGGTCGTAAAGTGAAAGCAGTGGCGCCGCGTCTTTTCTGCGATATTTGTGACGAGTTCGACGCACACGACACCGAGGACTGTCCCCGGCAAGCTGCCGACATCGACGCGCCGGCGACGCCCGCCAACAGACGACAACCGCCGCCCCCACGACCGTACTGCGATATTTGTGAAG